The Wolbachia endosymbiont (group B) of Gerris lacustris genomic interval CTGGGATGACACTATCATAAAGGAGTAAGTGTAGTTACTTGCATAACATTGATGACTTATGCCTATTTAACTAGATCTAAAACTAGATAGAAAAAGGTAATCTTGATAAAACTCATTTACAACAAGTTCTCTCGCATTTGAATTTTCCGTTTGCACTTTTTTGTATCCTAATTTATGGCTGATTGAATCTTTGTATGCACTAACTGTTTTGTATATCTTACTTATCTCTCCTGGAAAGATACCACCAACAATTATAACGCATAACCCTGCAACTGTTGCAAAAGCTAGAGTTAAACTTTGCCTCCAGCTAGCTTTTTTTATCTTATGATTATGACCAATTTCTTGTATACCAGCAGGGCACAATTCACTTGACATTTCTTTTAGATACTCATGCCACATGTGATTGCAGTTTGTACATTTCACTTTTCTTCCAGATTCACCTATTTGCCCACGAGATACTAAGTAAGTTTTAGTACAATTATGACATTGTATTTTCATAGTGCTTACGTATAAAATAATATAAATTTGATATCAGTATGTATATAATAAATGAAAAATTTGCAACTAAAAAATTACAAGATGAGATAGAAAATATTTGGAAAGATAAAGAAAAACTTAACGACTATAATCTAAAACACAAAGCAAGATTAATAATCAAAGAGGTAATTGAGTTACTTGACAGTGGTAAAATTAGAGTAGCAGAAAAGCTATCAAGTGGAGAATGGATAGTACATAAGTGGATAAAGCAGTCAATATTATTACATTTTCTCACTGAGGAAAGCAAAATAATAGACAACACCAATTGCTGGTTTGACAAAATCGGTAGTAAGTTTAGTGAATGGAATGAAGAAAAATTTTACCAGTCAAAAATTAGAGCAGTCCCTGGATGTTTTGTTCGCCAATCTGCTTACATAGGTAAAAATGTTGTTCTAATGCCAAGCTTTATCAACGTTGGTGCATACATTGATTCTGGCACAATGATAGACACTTGGTCAACAGTTGGTAGTTGTGCACAGATAGGAAAAAATTGCCATATTTCAGGTGGAGTGGGAATAGGTGGAGTTCTTGAGCCCATTCAAGCTTCTCCTGTTATTATAGAAGATAATTGCTTCATTGGAGCGCGTAGTGAGGTAGCCGAAGGTGTTATAATAAGAGAAGGATCAGTTCTTGGCATGGGTGTGTTTATTGGAGCATCAACAAAAATTATTGACAGAGAAACAAGCAAGATATTTTATGGTGAAGTACCATCTTACTCTGTAGTTGTACCAGGATCTACTCCATCTAAAAATAATATCTCAACCTATTGCGCAATTATAATAAAAAAAGTAGACGAGAAGACAAGATCAAAAACTTCTATAAATGAAATATTGAGAATCTAACTACTTACCGTCACTTTTTTTATCATTATTACTAACTATAGTAATGGCATATGCGCATAATTCCGAAAAAGAGATCCCGTTTTCTTGAGACAGCTTGTATAATTTTTGCAAACTTTCTTTAACTTTATTAGGAATGTTTCCCCCACGTTCCTTTGCAAGCCATGAATCTTGATGATGAATTGGATGAGTATCACCCTTTGGATTTCCTATATATACTGCAAAAGGTGCATTTTGTCCTTTGAAATCACACTGTACAGTAAATTTTTTTATAGACTCAGCCATTTAAAGACCTCTACTTTTCTTTTTGGTTAATTTTACAGTAGGTGTAGGAGGTGTGAAATCTTGCCTGCTGATAATGCTTTTCTTGCCTTCTAAAGCTCGACGAACATCAGCTCTGCTCAATTGTGACTCTTTTGCTACCCTCATTCCATGCTTTACCATAATATTAGCACATGCTAGCACTTTTTTTACTAATTCTAGGTCACCATTTAACATTCGGACTAGCACTTGAAATATTTCTGCTAAAGTTAACCCGTCAGCACCTATAACCTTATTTTCTACAAAATTTATAGCTTCTTCAAATTTATATTCAACACCATCATCTTGAGGTATAAGGGTAACATAATCTGTATCTTGACTATTCATAATTGAAGCACTATCGCCTTTAAACTTATATTATATATATAAATACTCCACTATTTTATAGTATAGCACACTATAATTAAACATTTATTAATAATATGCTCACTTATATACACGAATTAATTGATAAAAACCAAGGATCAATATCCATCAGCGATTTTATGAATGCTGCTCTATATCATAAAGAGTATGGTTATTACATGAGTAAATTACCACTTGGCAAAGACGGTGACTTTATTACTGCACCTGAAATTAGTCAATTATTTGGCGAAACAATCGCTGTGTGTATGATGCATACATGGGAAAAATTAGGAAAGCCATCAAAATTCTCTCTGGTTGAACTTGGGCCAGGTAAAGGAACGCTCATTCACGATGTAATAAGAGTCACTAAAAAATATAGCTGTTTTTTTAGCTCAATGGACATTCACCTAATCGAGATAAGTCCTATTTTACAGAAAACACAAAAGAAAAAATTAAAGGGATTAGATATTAACTGGCACAGAGATATCGATAACTTACCAAATCAGCCAACTATTTTTTTTGCAAATGAGTTCTTTGATGCTCTTCCAATAGACCAGTTTGTTTATCGTGATGGGCAGTGGTATGAAAATAGAGTGATGAAACAGGATGGCGGTCAGTGTTTGACACTCGAATCCAGAAGGAAAGGATCATGTGTTCCAGCATCAGCTATTCAGATAACAAATGGAAAACTTTTTAATGGTGCAGTAGTAGAAGTATGCTTAGCTGGGATTGAAATATTAAGAAAGCTTGAGAAGAAAATAGTCAATAATGGAGGAGCTGCTTTGATCATAGATTATAGCTATATATATCCTTCATACAAAAGCACTTTACAATCAATACGACAGCATAAGTATACTAATTTTCTTGAAAATGTCGGTAATAGTGACATCACTGCACTTGTGAATTTTCAAGCACTAAAAGATTCATTAAAACACGTAGATTGTGAGATTTTTACTCAAAGAGAATTTTTATATTTATTTGGTATAAAAGAAAGAGCACAAGTTTTAATGAAAAATGCAAATGATGAACAAAAAAGCAGGATTCTCAGTGAATTTTTAAGGTTAACTGAAAATATGGGTACTCTCTTTAAGGTAATGCTGATCCACCATTTATAGTCTTGTGTGGTTCTTACGTTAAACTTTCTGACTATAAATACTAAAAAATCTACAGAACAAAAAAAGGTAAAAGAAACGTATCTGTTCAGCAGAATGGCAAAACAAGGTAGAAGAGAAAAGACAACTATAGAAACAAATGGGTTTTATTTGAGTAGCTGACACAGTTCCTTTAATAAAGGTGTCATCCCAGTGCTTAAACACTGGGATTCAGATTGAGCATTAAGTTGGTAAACACTTTAGAACCTGTACATGATCTCAAGAAAGGAATAAACTAAGAACCTGTACATGATCTCAAGAAAGGAATAAACTAAGAGATAATGTATATAAGTTAGGATATATGAGGAGTGTATACCCAAGTGATATAAGTCGGGAAAGATTTGAGATTATATTACCAGATCTAGAATCCTGTAGAAAAAAAACAAAACCAAGAAAACTGGATTTATATGAGTTATTTTGCGGTGTACTTTATGTGCTAAAAAGTGGCTGTCAGTGGCGAATGCTACCAAAAGAGTTTCCAAAATGGCGCAATTGTTACGATTACTTCAAGAGATGGAGTAAAAAACCGAATGAAGATAGAGAAAGTGTTCTAGAAATTGTCTTAAAAAAAATTAGTTGGAGAGGTTCGTTTCAACAGTGGTCGGAATACAAAAACAAGCTTCTGCATCATTGATGCTCAAAGTGTAAAAAACACCGATATTGCTGAAGAAAAAGGTTATGATGCCGGCAAGAAAATTTCAGGAATAAAGCGTCATATTGCAGTAGATACGCAAGGTTTGCCACATGCAATTTATATTACTACAGCTAATATCGGAGATCGTACTGCTGCTGTAGAGATGATTTGTAACGCAAGAAAAAATCTTTCCGAAGTTCAAAATATACTAGTTGATGCAGGTTATACAGGAGAAAATTTTGCAACTCAAATAAAAACGACTATTGGTGCAACCGTTGAAGTAATAAAACGAAGTGAATTACATACCTTTGTTGTATTGCCAAAAAGGTGGGTTGTAGAGCGTTCTTTTGCTTGGCTGGAAAAGTGTAGACGGTTATGGAAAAATTGCGAGCGTAAACTCAATACTAGACTACAAATGGTCGTTCTAGCTTTTACTGCCTTGCTCCTCAAAAGATTATGAACAGGCTCTTACAACGTTTTTGATGACGAAAAGACTGGATGCCAGTGTCAGCTACTTGCATGACATCCTCTTGCTTCTATAGGTGTCTTTATCTCGTCTACTTTATTTTGCCATACAGATACAATGGTTTCACATGCACTTGGTAGGCTATCTATTTTGAAAAAGCGGGACCAGTGTGACCCGGAAGTCATGAAATTGTGATGGTTAAATTCCATCCGCCATAACATCTGGCTGAAATTGTAGTCCACATTTTAGGAAATTGGCAAACACCTAATACCAATTCCCGCTATACAAGCAACGAATAGACAATAATGGAAAAAAAGCCATACTGGAGTAAGTAAAATAGCGAGGTTTAGATGGCATTAAGATCAAAATTATTGGATGAAAAAGTGGTGGAATCAGCAAAAGAGATGCTGAAGAAAGTAAGAAATAATGCGTATGTTGCAAAAAAACTAAATGCTGTAATTGCAGCAAAAAAGTACAGTATAACAGCTGTAGCAAAAATATGTTGCATTTCGAGAAAGGCAATTACTACATGGATAAAGCACATAAAATTTGGAAGAGAAGAAAAATTATTTTCTCCACCTCAATGCCGTAGAAAAACTATATTGAACCAAAGTCAACTTGAACAAATTGAGGTGTGGATAGAGGAAAACCCCAATATTACTATTAGAGAAATGAGAATAAGAATCCAAGAAAGATTTGGTTTGAATATCAGCAAATCCACAATACATCGTAATATGCAAAGAATGAAATTCTCATATATCACACCAAGACCAGTTCATAGTGGACAGGATAAAAATAAGCAAGAGGAGTTTAAAAAAAAACCTCAATGAAACTATTGTCATGCATTCTGAAAAAGAGCTATTTTTCTTCGATGAATCACGGTTTGGTACACATTCAAAAGTTGGACATGGGTGGTTTAAAAAAGGCAGTAGGACACAGGTTAAGGTAAAATTAGGTAGGGAAAATTTTTATCTCTATAGTGCAGTTAATCCCAGAAATGGAGAGAATTTTAGCTTATTTGCACCAAACGTCAACACTGCTTGTATAAATATATTCCTTGAACAGATGTCGCAATATTTAGGAATACGAAAGGCTTTTCTCGTGATGGATTGCGCTAGTTGGCATAAGTCAAAAAGTTTAAAGATACCTAAAAATATCGAAATTATATACCTACCACCATACTCACCTGACCTCAATCCTGTTGAGAGGTTTTGGTTATATATAAAACAGAACATTTTGCGCAATAAAATCTACGATACAATTGTTCTGCTTGAGAGCGCTTTGTGTAAATTTATTACCTCTCTTTCCCCTTCCACGGTTAAACAACTCTGCAATGCTTCTTATTTGGTTCATTAATAATGAGAGTTGGTATAAGGTGCGAGCATGGGCTAAAAGGGAGTAATGTTAAACCTTATAATAAATTCTCCCAAGAAGAGTCAGGTAAGGTTACGAAAGAAACTTATGTTTGAATTGTCGTTACTGTGAATATGTGAAATAAGGTTGGTACACATAGACCAAAAGGTATGGAGAATAAGGATGATTAGAATTGGTTCGTTTAATCAAGATGTTTCCGATCTCCCGGCAAAAAATAAGAACCTAAATCTGACGCGAAACGGTTTCATGGAACGGAGTAACCACATAGAAGCTCTTATTATACTTTGTAATAAGCAAGTAGCCAACTGCAAGCTTCTATGTTGGAAGGATTGTCTAAAAAGCTAATGCCTAAAGTAATGCTTAGGATACGCAGACGTGGACACTGTAACTTGGAAGGTAAAGTTATGAATAGTAGTGAATATGTTATGAGCCAACAAAAAGTTAGGTATGAATGGAATGAAGTTCCTTGGCGCAAGCTAGAAAAGTCTTCATTTAAGCTACAAAAACGAATTTACCGAGCTTCTAAATGTAATGATATCAAAAAGATGCATGAGCTTCAGAGATTATTACAAAAATCGACAAGTGCTAGGATGATCGCTGTGAGAAAGGTAACTCAGGACAATAGAGGAAAAAGAACTGCAGGTATTGATGGAAAAGCTAACCTTAATCAAAAAGAAAGATTGCAATTGGCAAAATCCTTAGATATAAGGGAGAGAGCAAAGCCATCAAGGCGCATTTGGATTCCAAAAGCTTGGAAAAAGTGAAAAACGTCCATTAGGGATACCAACAATAACAGATCGAGCAAAACAAACACTTGTTAAGATGATGCTAGAACCAGAATGGGAAGCAAAGTTTGAGCCCAACATTTATGGTTTTAGACCTGGTAGATCATGTCATGATGCCATTGAAGCTATATTTCAAGCACTCATCAAGAAAACAGTATTTGTTTTAGATGCTGATATTTCTGGGTGTTTTGATAATATAAATCATCATATACTGTTAGAAAAACTCAATACCACACCAACTTTAAGGAGGATAGTAAAAGGATGGTTGAAAGCAGGTGTGATGGAAAATAGGATATTTCAACCATCTAGAAGCGGTACAATCCAAGGAGGGACAATTTCTCCATTACTGGCATGTATTGCTCTACATGGGTTAGAAAATTATCTGAAAGAAATAATGGCAGAGGAGCTAATTAGCTACAGGAAAACGAAACCTGGCAGAACATGTAGGGAAAATGCGAAAAGATCACTCAGCGTAATCACTTATGCAGACGATTTTGTAGTACTTCATGAAAGTGAGGAAATTGTTTTGAAAGCAAAACTCTGATTGAAGAATGGTTAAAAACTATTGGATTGGAGTTGAACCCTTCAAAAACAAGAATTTCTCATACTCAAAAATTCCTGAAAGGAATAAAACCAGGTTTCAATTTTCTTGGTTTTACAATATGGCAATATCCAACAAAACACAATAAGATGTCATACAAGTCTATCATCAAACCAAGTCGTAACTCTATAGAACAACACTCATTGGTCATTAAAAGTAAGCTAAAGAAAATGCGTGGTGAATCACAAGAAGCAGTAATAAGTCACCTTAATCCAATTATTCGAGGATGGTGTCAATACTACGCTTCGGTGGTATCATCTAAAGCCTTTGGTGCAATGGATAATACAATGTTTAGAAAACTTTGGAAATGGGCAATGTTTAAACACCAAAACAAAGGAAGATGTTGGATCAAAAGAAAATACTTCAAGAAGTATGGTAACGATAAATGGCGATATATGACAAGTAACGGAATGCGTCTTATTAAACACGGAGATCATGACATTAAACGACATGTCAAAGTGATTGGAGCCAAATCTCCATATGATGGAGACTGGACTTATTGGGGAAAGCGTATGAGTAAAATACTTGATAAATCACCACAAACAATAAAACTTCTGAAGATGCAACAAGGTAAGTGTGATTGTTGTCAACTTTGGTTTAAGAATGGTGATATCTTAGAAATACATCATAAGGACCAAAATAAGCAAAATAATACAATCACAAACTTATCTATGCTACATGGACATTGTCACGATAATTTACACAGAAGTATGCATGAAAAGCACCAAGCTAGAGAGAAGCCGTATGAAGCGAAAGTTTCACGTACGGTTTTGAAGTCGAGTGAGGAGGGGCAACCTTCTTCACTTAGATAACTCAACACCTTCAGCATTTGCATCACTAAATTTACTTGCCACTTTATCAATAGCCCAAGTAAGTGGTGTAACAACAAGCGCAGCAGCCCAGATGACAGCACTAACAGCATAATTCAAATTGTGTTAACAAAGTTAGCTACCATGTAGCTGTGACTACTTGCCTTACGCGACAACATGCATGAATAATCTATCAATGATTTTGTATTTTTTGCAAAATCATGGCTACCTACTACTTGCGCCAATCCTTTTGCCGGCCAGTATGACAAATACGCCAATGCTAGATATAAAGGTTGTAGAACTATATTAACTGGAAAAAAAGTGACAGAACGAGTCATAGAATTACAACCCATAGAACTAGAATAGTATCTTCTGGAAAGACCAAAAGCTACATTCTTCACTGGTCCAACAACACTGTTGATAAGGTGAACGGATTTATAGAAACTATTTTGTGGAACTTCGTTATCATAATATCCAACGCTTTTGGTAGGAACTGTTCCATACTTAGCATATCTACTAAAATTCTTGAATAAACTTGACATATTACCCCTCTAAAAATAAAAACATAATTATCTTACTAATATAGCTTGTTTTAGAATAAATGCAATCACTACCTAACTAAATTATCTGTTGCGCAAAAGCACATATTACCATACCATCGAAAATAAAGAGGTCAGCATGAGTTTTACTTTACCTGAGTTGCCATATGATAAAGCAGCTTTAGAGCCTTATATATCTGTAAAGACATTAGATTTTCATTATGATAAGCACCATAAGGGATATTTAAATAAACTCAACGAACTGGTTGAAAACACAGATTATCAACATATGGAAATTGAGGAATTAGTAACGAAAGTTCATGGAAATAATAATACAGTTCCTATTTTTAATAATGCAGCACAAGTTTGGAATCACACTTTTTATTGGAATTCAATGAAAAAGAATGGTGGTGGTAAGCCTCAAGATGATGGTCTTCTAGCAAAAAAAATTCAAGATGATATTGGTGGCTTTGACAAATTTTGTGAAGAATTTTCAAATTATGGAGTAAGCCAATTTGGTAGTGGATGGGTGTGGTTAGTACTTGAAAAAGGAAAGCTTAAAATTACTAAAACTCCAAATGCAGATTTACCGCTAATTTATGGCCAGGTGCCACTACTTACTATGGATGTGTGGGAACATGCGTACTATTTAGATTGTCAAAATCGCAGAATTGATTACATAAAAGTTTTTCTTGATCATTTGATCAATTGGGATTTTGTAGAAGAGAATTTAAAGAAGAATATATAAGATGAATATACCACAAGTAACAAAACTAAATAATGGTCTGCGCATAATAACTGAGCGAGTGCATGAAGTTGATTCCATAGCTTTAAATATATGGGTTGGTGTTGGCAGTAGAGCTGAAAGCGCAAGTCAAAATGGAATATCTCATTTCCTAGAGCACATGGCTTTCAAAGGAACGAAAACGAGAACTGCATTTGAAATTGCAAAAGCTTTTGATGATATAGGTGGAGCTTTCAATGCCTGCACCGGTAGGGAAAGCACCAGTTACTACGCAAAGGTTCTTAAAAAAGATATTAAAACTGGCATTGATATATTAATAGATATACTGATAAATTCTATATTTCCAGAAGATGAATTGGAACGCGAAAAGGGTGTTGTAATACAAGAGATTTTTCAAACTAATGATTCACCG includes:
- the dapD gene encoding 2,3,4,5-tetrahydropyridine-2,6-dicarboxylate N-succinyltransferase — its product is MYIINEKFATKKLQDEIENIWKDKEKLNDYNLKHKARLIIKEVIELLDSGKIRVAEKLSSGEWIVHKWIKQSILLHFLTEESKIIDNTNCWFDKIGSKFSEWNEEKFYQSKIRAVPGCFVRQSAYIGKNVVLMPSFINVGAYIDSGTMIDTWSTVGSCAQIGKNCHISGGVGIGGVLEPIQASPVIIEDNCFIGARSEVAEGVIIREGSVLGMGVFIGASTKIIDRETSKIFYGEVPSYSVVVPGSTPSKNNISTYCAIIIKKVDEKTRSKTSINEILRI
- a CDS encoding DUF2610 domain-containing protein, whose translation is MAESIKKFTVQCDFKGQNAPFAVYIGNPKGDTHPIHHQDSWLAKERGGNIPNKVKESLQKLYKLSQENGISFSELCAYAITIVSNNDKKSDGK
- a CDS encoding class I SAM-dependent methyltransferase, producing the protein MLTYIHELIDKNQGSISISDFMNAALYHKEYGYYMSKLPLGKDGDFITAPEISQLFGETIAVCMMHTWEKLGKPSKFSLVELGPGKGTLIHDVIRVTKKYSCFFSSMDIHLIEISPILQKTQKKKLKGLDINWHRDIDNLPNQPTIFFANEFFDALPIDQFVYRDGQWYENRVMKQDGGQCLTLESRRKGSCVPASAIQITNGKLFNGAVVEVCLAGIEILRKLEKKIVNNGGAALIIDYSYIYPSYKSTLQSIRQHKYTNFLENVGNSDITALVNFQALKDSLKHVDCEIFTQREFLYLFGIKERAQVLMKNANDEQKSRILSEFLRLTENMGTLFKVMLIHHL
- a CDS encoding IS5 family transposase (programmed frameshift), giving the protein MRSVYPSDISRERFEIILPDLESCRKKTKPRKLDLYELFCGVLYVLKSGCQWRMLPKEFPKWRNCYDYFKRWSKKPNEDRESVLEIVLKKLVGEVRFNSGRNTKTSFCIIDAQSVKNTDIAEEKGYDAGKKISGIKRHIAVDTQGLPHAIYITTANIGDRTAAVEMICNARKNLSEVQNILVDAGYTGENFATQIKTTIGATVEVIKRSELHTFVVLPKRWVVERSFAWLEKCRRLWKNCERKLNTRLQMVVLAFTALLLKRL
- a CDS encoding IS630 family transposase (programmed frameshift), yielding MALRSKLLDEKVVESAKEMLKKVRNNAYVAKKLNAVIAAKKYSITAVAKICCISRKAITTWIKHIKFGREEKLFSPPQCRRKTILNQSQLEQIEVWIEENPNITIREMRIRIQERFGLNISKSTIHRNMQRMKFSYITPRPVHSGQDKNKQEEFKKNLNETIVMHSEKELFFFDESRFGTHSKVGHGWFKKGSRTQVKVKLGRENFYLYSAVNPRNGENFSLFAPNVNTACINIFLEQMSQYLGIRKAFLVMDCASWHKSKSLKIPKNIEIIYLPPYSPDLNPVERFWLYIKQNILRNKIYDTIVLLESALCKFITSLSPSTVKQLCNASYLVH
- a CDS encoding reverse transcriptase N-terminal domain-containing protein, yielding MLRIRRRGHCNLEGKVMNSSEYVMSQQKVRYEWNEVPWRKLEKSSFKLQKRIYRASKCNDIKKMHELQRLLQKSTSARMIAVRKVTQDNRGKRTAGIDGKANLNQKERLQLAKSLDIRERAKPSRRIWIPKAWKK
- a CDS encoding reverse transcriptase/maturase family protein, giving the protein MTDRAKQTLVKMMLEPEWEAKFEPNIYGFRPGRSCHDAIEAIFQALIKKTVFVLDADISGCFDNINHHILLEKLNTTPTLRRIVKGWLKAGVMENRIFQPSRSGTIQGGTISPLLACIALHGLENYLKEIMAEELISYRKTKPGRTCRENAKRSLSVITYADDFVVLHESEEIVLKAKL
- a CDS encoding group II intron maturase-specific domain-containing protein, which gives rise to MNPSKTRISHTQKFLKGIKPGFNFLGFTIWQYPTKHNKMSYKSIIKPSRNSIEQHSLVIKSKLKKMRGESQEAVISHLNPIIRGWCQYYASVVSSKAFGAMDNTMFRKLWKWAMFKHQNKGRCWIKRKYFKKYGNDKWRYMTSNGMRLIKHGDHDIKRHVKVIGAKSPYDGDWTYWGKRMSKILDKSPQTIKLLKMQQGKCDCCQLWFKNGDILEIHHKDQNKQNNTITNLSMLHGHCHDNLHRSMHEKHQAREKPYEAKVSRTVLKSSEEGQPSSLR
- a CDS encoding superoxide dismutase: MSFTLPELPYDKAALEPYISVKTLDFHYDKHHKGYLNKLNELVENTDYQHMEIEELVTKVHGNNNTVPIFNNAAQVWNHTFYWNSMKKNGGGKPQDDGLLAKKIQDDIGGFDKFCEEFSNYGVSQFGSGWVWLVLEKGKLKITKTPNADLPLIYGQVPLLTMDVWEHAYYLDCQNRRIDYIKVFLDHLINWDFVEENLKKNI